One Alnus glutinosa chromosome 3, dhAlnGlut1.1, whole genome shotgun sequence genomic region harbors:
- the LOC133863254 gene encoding uncharacterized protein LOC133863254 — protein MDAFNRMLSRAMEGSFLSGFRVDNLNNSLLKISHLLFVDDTLIMCDANVDQIYNLDHILLCFEAISGLKVNLQKSELVAMGEVPYIEELANIFGCNISSLPLHYLGLPLGAPLKSKAVWDWVVEKMEKRLASWKKIYLSKGGCLTLIKSTHSSIPTYF, from the coding sequence ATGGATGCCTTCAATAGGATGCTTTCTAGAGCAATGGAGGGGAGCTTTCTTTCTGGCTTCCGAGTTGACAATCTCAACAATTCCCTCTTGAAAATTTCACACCTATTGTTTGTAGATGATACTCTCATTATGTGTGATGCTAACGTGGATCAAATCTACAATTTGGACCACATTCTTCTGTGCTTCGAGGCCATTTCGGGTTTAAAGGTTAATCTTCAAAAATCCGAATTAGTCGCAATGGGGGAGGTCCCATACATTGAGGAGCTGGCGAATATTTTCGGTTGTAATATCTCTTCCCTTCCGTTGCATTACTTGGGTCTTCCTCTTGGTGCTCCCTTAAAATCTAAAGCCGTTTGGGATTGggtggttgagaaaatggaaaaaaggctggcgagttggaagaagatttacTTGTCCAAGGGTGGATGCCTTACTCTCATCAAGAGTACGCATTCAAGTATTCCCACTTATTTTTAA